The DNA region CATTGCTGACTGTGGACACAAGATTGGTTTAAATGGTGTTGACAATGGCCGGATATGGTATTCATACACTCAACGTTTACGTAATTTTACCTTCTACTAAGGGTGTGTACTTCATGGAAGATTTCACTATGATTATAGGTTTGACAATCTTCGGATTCCAAGAGAGAACTTACTGAATGCAGTTGCTGATGTTTCATCTGATGGGAAGTATGTTAGCGCAATTAAAGATCCTGATCAGGTATATGCTACTCCTTAATTAGAACCATTTTTATAGGATATACTTGTCGAGTTGCAGTGCTAATGTTTCCAATTTTTCATTTCAGAGATTTGGAGCATTCATGGCCCCTTTGACCTCTGGCCGTGTCACGATTGCATCAAGTGCTATTTATTCCGCAAAGGTACAAATTTCAGTAGTTTTGTTTTCGTCTCTTTACATAAGTATTTTGTAAGATATGATGTAGGAATAAATGTAGTTGATTGAGATTTTACTATGGTAGGTCGGTTTAGCTACTGCTATAAGGTACTCATTATCGAGAAGAGCCTTCTCGGTTACAGCCAATGGTCCTGAAGTCCTCCTTCTTGATTACCCAAGTCATCAGAGGCGACTGCTACCACTCCTAGCGAAGACGTAAGAGATCTTTATAGCCATCAAGTTTTTAAAGATgagttgtttttctttatttatttctcaTTTATCACAGATATGCTATGAGTTTTGCTGCAAATGAATTGAAGATGATTTACGTGAAGAGGACACCTGAGACCAACAAAGCCATCCACGTCGTTTCAAGTGGGTTCAAATCTGTTCTCACCTGGCACAATATGCGAACACTTCAGGTTAATATACCAATACATTATACGCACGGTTATGTGAGAAAGCTATCCTGCCTATAAGCCATTCtgagggtttttgttttttttttcctaaggaATGTCGTGAAGCTGTCGGAGGGCAAGGTATCAAAACAGAAAATCTAGTTGGTCAGTTGAAAGGTGAATTTGATGTGCAGACTACATTTGAGGGTGACAATAATGTATTGATGCAGCAGGTAGGCAGCAGattattgtgatttgtgaagaCAATCAATGCtgtaaattttcttgttttgaccATCTTCTTATGTGAAACTTAGGTGAGCAAGGCACTTTTTGCTGAATATGTCTCGtgtaagaagagaaacaaacctTTTAAGGGATTGGGATTGGAGCACATGAACAGTTCTCGTCCTGTATTGCCAACTCAACTCACATCGTCTACCCTCAGATGCAGCCAGTTCCAGGTCATATGCCTACTCATACATATTTTCCATCTTAGCATTTATTTAGAtgagttttcaattttttgttaaacaattttttgttaaacaatttCTTGTATTTTGCCCCTACCAGACAAATGTGTTCTGCTTAAGAGAGCGAGATCTTCTGGAACAATTTACTTCTGAAGTTGCACAGCTTCAAGGGAGAGGAGAAAGTCGAGAGATCTCGTTCCTCCAGGTAAGCAACTTTCTCAAATAAAAATTGCTTTCCGTTTATGTTCTCCAGCCTTTATGATTCAGTAACTTAGTTTTCTTCTGCTTTTCACCCGGGCTTGCAGAGTCATCAACTTGCTGAAGACTTGGGTAAAGCTTTTACAGAGAAGGCAATACTGCAAACCATTTTGGATGCTGAGGCCAAGTTACCTGCTGGCTCAGTAAAGGTAACTAAATCTGATTATTATTTGTGATGATTTAAACCTATTTAGTTGAACCATAGTTGTTTTGCTAGCTAGGGATCAGAGATGGTACCTCAGGCTTCCATGTCATAT from Camelina sativa cultivar DH55 chromosome 3, Cs, whole genome shotgun sequence includes:
- the LOC104764178 gene encoding acyl-coenzyme A oxidase 3, peroxisomal — encoded protein: MRKLLDGHNLVDRDWIYGLMTQSNLFNRKERGGKIFVSPDYNQTMEQQREITMKRIWYLLENGVFKGWLTESGPEAELRKLALLEVCGIYDHSVSIKVGVHFFLWGNAVKFFGTKRHHEKWLKNTEDYVVKGCFAMTELGHGSNVRGIETVTTYDPTSEEFVISTPCESAQKYWIGGAANHATHTIVFSQLHINGTNQGVHAFIAQIRDQDGNVCPNIRIADCGHKIGLNGVDNGRIWFDNLRIPRENLLNAVADVSSDGKYVSAIKDPDQRFGAFMAPLTSGRVTIASSAIYSAKVGLATAIRYSLSRRAFSVTANGPEVLLLDYPSHQRRLLPLLAKTYAMSFAANELKMIYVKRTPETNKAIHVVSSGFKSVLTWHNMRTLQECREAVGGQGIKTENLVGQLKGEFDVQTTFEGDNNVLMQQVSKALFAEYVSCKKRNKPFKGLGLEHMNSSRPVLPTQLTSSTLRCSQFQTNVFCLRERDLLEQFTSEVAQLQGRGESREISFLQSHQLAEDLGKAFTEKAILQTILDAEAKLPAGSVKDVLGLVRSMYTLISLEEDPSLLRYGYLSRENVGDVRREVSKLCGELRPHALALVTSFGIPDSFLSPIAFNWVEANAWSSV